The following are from one region of the Azospirillum sp. B510 genome:
- a CDS encoding PAS domain-containing sensor histidine kinase encodes MSDPAETIRRLEARIAELEANLRRSETRVGELRFRSLVQTAASIILVLGADGRVLEANHEAERAFGLEVGQAVGRPWTEVMEERPNGAFATQLAMAAEGTEIRNFEQAVRDQQYRSERVLLWNLNRLPESDGAPAGILCVGQDITRRKRAEMALRQARDELEMRVADRTRALMQEIQERRRAEQALIQAKEQAELANRAKSEFLANMSHELRTPLNAIIGFSSMMESEIVGPLGHPKYLDYAKVIGKSGQHLLAVISDILDVAKIEAGKLEMHPQPMDVRDAVESSLLLIAERAKEGGLTLVQDIAPDTPRLLGDPVRVKQILLNLLANAVKFTPAGGSVTLRVRPEGGRILIEVADSGIGMSAEGIAIALQPFGQVDSQLSRRSGGTGLGLPLVRSFVELLNGTLDIRSREGEGTTISVRLPVAMSYDI; translated from the coding sequence GTGAGCGACCCGGCTGAGACCATCCGCCGGCTGGAAGCCCGCATCGCCGAGTTGGAGGCCAACCTGCGCCGGAGCGAGACGCGGGTCGGCGAGTTGCGGTTCCGCTCCCTGGTGCAGACGGCGGCCAGCATCATCCTGGTTCTGGGGGCCGACGGGCGTGTGCTGGAGGCCAACCATGAGGCCGAACGCGCCTTCGGGCTGGAGGTTGGACAGGCCGTCGGCCGTCCTTGGACCGAAGTGATGGAGGAGCGGCCGAACGGGGCCTTCGCGACCCAGCTGGCCATGGCGGCGGAGGGAACGGAGATCCGCAATTTCGAGCAGGCGGTGCGTGATCAGCAGTACCGGAGCGAGCGGGTGTTGCTGTGGAACCTGAACCGGCTGCCGGAGTCCGACGGGGCGCCGGCGGGCATCCTCTGCGTCGGTCAGGACATCACCCGGCGCAAACGGGCGGAAATGGCGCTGCGCCAGGCGCGCGACGAGCTGGAGATGCGGGTCGCCGACCGCACCCGCGCGCTGATGCAGGAGATCCAGGAGCGCCGCCGCGCCGAACAGGCGCTGATCCAGGCCAAGGAGCAGGCCGAACTCGCCAACCGCGCCAAGAGCGAGTTCCTGGCCAACATGAGCCACGAGCTGCGCACGCCGCTGAACGCCATCATCGGCTTTTCCTCGATGATGGAGAGCGAGATCGTCGGGCCGCTCGGCCATCCCAAATATCTCGACTATGCCAAGGTGATCGGCAAGTCGGGCCAGCATCTGCTGGCCGTCATCAGCGACATCCTGGATGTGGCCAAGATCGAGGCCGGCAAGCTGGAGATGCATCCGCAGCCGATGGATGTCCGCGACGCGGTGGAAAGCTCGCTTCTGCTGATCGCCGAGCGGGCGAAGGAGGGCGGGTTGACCCTGGTCCAGGACATCGCCCCCGACACGCCCCGCCTGCTGGGCGACCCGGTGCGGGTGAAGCAGATCCTGCTCAATCTGCTGGCCAACGCCGTGAAGTTCACCCCGGCCGGCGGCAGCGTCACCCTGCGGGTCCGCCCCGAAGGCGGGCGCATCCTGATCGAGGTGGCGGACAGCGGCATCGGCATGAGCGCCGAGGGCATCGCCATCGCCCTGCAACCCTTCGGTCAGGTCGACAGCCAGCTGTCGCGCCGGTCGGGCGGTACCGGGCTGGGGTTGCCGCTGGTGCGGTCCTTCGTCGAGCTGTTGAACGGCACGCTCGACATCCGCAGCCGCGAGGGCGAGGGCACGACGATCAGCGTGCGCCTGCCGGTTGCGATGAGTTATGACATATAA
- a CDS encoding HNH endonuclease, whose protein sequence is MTLFLMKPVHWNASGYLKPDGHRATGGYPAECGYGHEEWNNNPRMRYRGDDQDIKVFHTEGPGNIDAEDHDGSVFVFMYASHHGIQQIVGIAGSATCLTDESRRRQREEIVKKLNINDFKDDAWDQKLVRKCYYDNEKKFLKDWKTDVNWIPNWICPEEQYFSPGPAETIEIDAYSITGKKNLSTRFRMWHLIDRATAIRVMELVPDSLRTREWHNIYNEISGGQSAVSYDIDQLQSEDIPETERQALHQARIGQGAFRGRLLERWSNACAVTGCTVTEALRASHIKPWCESGNAERLDPNNGLILSATIDALFDRGLISFTDDGSMLVSAGISADDRALLGLPVSLRLPLSDQEKAYMALHRGKHFS, encoded by the coding sequence ATGACGCTTTTTTTGATGAAGCCGGTGCATTGGAATGCAAGTGGGTATTTGAAGCCGGATGGGCATAGAGCGACGGGCGGATATCCTGCCGAATGCGGTTATGGTCATGAGGAATGGAATAATAACCCTCGGATGCGGTATCGCGGTGATGATCAGGATATCAAGGTTTTCCATACCGAAGGCCCGGGAAATATTGATGCGGAAGATCATGACGGAAGTGTTTTCGTCTTCATGTACGCGTCCCATCATGGCATCCAGCAAATTGTTGGCATCGCTGGTAGCGCCACTTGCTTGACCGATGAGAGTCGTCGCCGGCAACGCGAAGAGATCGTCAAGAAACTCAATATCAATGATTTTAAGGACGATGCCTGGGATCAGAAGCTCGTCAGGAAATGCTATTATGACAATGAAAAGAAATTTCTCAAGGATTGGAAAACAGACGTCAATTGGATTCCCAATTGGATATGTCCGGAGGAACAATATTTCTCCCCAGGCCCTGCGGAAACCATAGAAATTGACGCGTATTCAATAACCGGCAAAAAAAATCTTTCCACAAGATTCAGAATGTGGCACCTCATCGACAGGGCGACGGCAATCAGGGTGATGGAGCTTGTTCCTGATAGCCTGAGAACACGGGAATGGCACAATATATATAACGAGATTTCCGGCGGCCAGTCCGCAGTCTCCTATGACATCGACCAGCTCCAGAGTGAGGATATTCCCGAGACGGAGCGGCAGGCCCTGCATCAGGCCCGGATCGGGCAAGGGGCGTTTCGCGGCCGTCTGCTGGAGCGATGGAGCAACGCTTGCGCGGTGACGGGTTGCACTGTCACAGAGGCATTGCGTGCGTCCCATATCAAGCCCTGGTGCGAGTCCGGGAATGCCGAGCGGCTCGACCCCAACAACGGCCTCATCCTGTCGGCGACCATCGACGCGCTGTTCGACCGTGGGCTGATCTCCTTCACGGATGACGGGTCGATGCTGGTTTCCGCCGGGATCTCCGCCGATGACCGTGCTCTACTGGGGCTACCCGTATCATTGCGGCTTCCGTTGAGCGACCAGGAAAAGGCCTATATGGCGCTTCACCGTGGCAAGCACTTTTCCTGA
- the ade gene encoding adenine deaminase, with translation MAVSRDDLKTRIGQALGEAKADLVIKNTRFLNVVTGEIAEGDIAVCGETIVGTYETYDGVEEIDGRGLTVVPGFIDTHLHCESTCVTPQEFDRCVLPRGTTTAICDPHEICNVLGERGLRYFLDSAGGTVLDLFVQLSSCVPATELETSGARLEAADLIRHRDHPRVLGLAEFMNFPGLFHKVDGVLDKLAAFDGRHIDGHAPLVSGRELNAYLSCGIRNCHETTSADEAMEKLRKGMQVLIRDGSVSKDVHALAGIIRPETSPFLGFCTDDRNPLDIAEEGHMDHLIRSAIRLGAPVAHVYRAATWSAARGFRLYDRGLVAPGHRADLVLLDDLEECAVNRVIRNGRVVGPHSFDGRPTVTPVGLESVKLEPVAEEDFAVPAGGSMQSVIGLEPGRILTEHRRIEVPVAGGRMIADPARDLLKICVFARHGTNRNIGRGFVQGFGLTEGALASSVGHDSHNICVVGADDADMRVAVNRLIELQGGFVAVRNGRVVGELALPLAGLMSLEPFETVEVKLRALRAAVRAMGCPLAEPFLQLAFLPLPVIPHLKITDRGMVDVDRFELIAA, from the coding sequence ATGGCGGTGAGCCGCGACGATCTGAAGACGCGCATCGGGCAGGCGCTGGGCGAGGCGAAGGCCGATCTGGTCATCAAGAACACGCGTTTCCTCAATGTCGTCACCGGCGAGATCGCCGAGGGCGACATCGCCGTCTGCGGCGAGACCATCGTCGGCACCTATGAAACCTATGATGGGGTGGAGGAGATCGACGGGCGCGGTCTGACCGTGGTTCCGGGATTCATCGACACCCATCTCCATTGCGAATCCACCTGTGTCACCCCGCAGGAATTCGACCGCTGCGTCCTGCCGCGCGGCACCACCACCGCGATCTGCGACCCGCACGAGATCTGCAATGTTCTGGGCGAGCGGGGCCTCCGCTATTTCCTCGACAGCGCCGGCGGCACCGTGCTCGACCTGTTCGTGCAGCTGTCCTCCTGCGTGCCGGCGACGGAGCTTGAGACCTCCGGCGCCCGGCTGGAGGCGGCGGACCTGATCCGCCACCGGGACCATCCCCGCGTGCTCGGCCTGGCGGAATTCATGAATTTCCCCGGCCTCTTCCACAAGGTCGACGGGGTGCTGGACAAGCTGGCCGCCTTCGACGGCCGCCACATCGACGGCCACGCCCCGCTGGTGTCGGGGAGGGAGCTGAACGCCTATCTGTCCTGCGGCATCCGCAACTGCCACGAGACGACCAGTGCGGACGAGGCGATGGAGAAGCTGCGCAAGGGCATGCAGGTGTTGATCCGCGACGGGTCGGTGTCGAAGGATGTCCATGCGCTGGCCGGGATCATCAGGCCTGAAACCTCGCCCTTCCTCGGCTTCTGCACCGATGACCGCAACCCGCTGGACATCGCCGAGGAGGGGCACATGGATCACCTGATCCGCAGCGCCATCCGCCTGGGCGCGCCGGTCGCCCATGTCTACCGCGCCGCCACCTGGTCGGCGGCCCGCGGCTTCCGCCTGTACGACCGCGGGCTGGTGGCGCCGGGCCATCGCGCCGATCTGGTGCTGCTCGACGATCTGGAGGAGTGCGCGGTCAACCGGGTCATCCGCAACGGCCGGGTCGTCGGCCCGCACAGCTTCGACGGAAGGCCGACGGTGACGCCGGTTGGGTTGGAGTCGGTGAAGCTGGAGCCGGTGGCGGAGGAGGATTTCGCCGTGCCGGCCGGCGGGTCGATGCAGTCGGTGATCGGGCTGGAGCCGGGCAGGATCCTGACCGAGCATCGGCGGATCGAGGTGCCGGTGGCCGGCGGCCGGATGATCGCCGATCCGGCGCGCGACCTGCTGAAGATCTGCGTCTTCGCCCGCCACGGCACCAACCGCAACATCGGCCGCGGCTTCGTCCAGGGCTTCGGCCTGACGGAGGGGGCGCTGGCCTCCTCGGTCGGCCATGACAGCCACAACATCTGCGTGGTGGGGGCGGACGACGCCGACATGCGCGTCGCGGTGAACCGGCTGATCGAGCTTCAGGGCGGCTTCGTCGCCGTGCGCAACGGGCGGGTGGTGGGGGAACTGGCCCTGCCGCTGGCCGGGCTGATGAGCCTGGAGCCGTTCGAGACGGTCGAGGTGAAGCTGCGCGCCCTGCGCGCCGCCGTCCGGGCCATGGGCTGTCCGCTGGCCGAGCCCTTCCTGCAATTGGCCTTCCTGCCGCTGCCGGTCATCCCGCATCTGAAGATCACCGACCGCGGCATGGTCGATGTCGACCGCTTCGAGCTGATTGCCGCCTGA
- a CDS encoding CocE/NonD family hydrolase has product MAHLAPMFKQSHSLLPVRPPETVSMRTRDGARLDADLYRPDAAGSWPVLLLRVPCGRRTALTSHYAHPRWYAARGYVVVVQDMRGCGTSDGRFRPFEAEREDGADAVAWAASLPGSSGAVAMYGCGYAGMAQWLALAEAPAALRAVAPAFAGWDVFSDWAYEGGAFRLADAMGWALRTAADAARRVEDGTGHRVLSDAARRLPVDDEIPSRPQALRDYARYTHYDDWLTNPAPGPAWAALSPKAMRDGMPADVAILQIGGWYDPRLAGMLDAHDFLNDRVAARGRAPSRLVIGPWGADGPAAIPLPAGSGPTLDTLQLAWFERVLKGEGGDRGAPVRLHDVETGRWHELPALPAAAAVLHLASDGLANRQGGRLELDMPELEALDVVVHDPRLPVPTLGGHAVPDAAGRVDRAAVDRRADVATYTSLPLEEPLMLAGRVALDVWVEADAPSFDVSAVLSVLRPDGQVLPLTQGHARVEPGDPTRPLTIAMRAACATLAPGSALRLSLAGSCFPAYPVNPGTGAEPGETRRVDEQPITLLIHSGPDRPSRLRLPAGGGAAG; this is encoded by the coding sequence ATGGCTCATCTGGCCCCGATGTTCAAGCAATCGCACAGCCTGCTGCCGGTCCGGCCGCCGGAAACCGTGTCGATGCGGACACGGGACGGCGCGCGTCTGGATGCCGACCTCTATCGCCCCGATGCCGCCGGCAGTTGGCCGGTGCTGCTGCTGCGCGTGCCCTGCGGCCGGCGCACCGCGCTGACCAGCCATTACGCGCACCCGCGCTGGTACGCGGCGCGCGGCTATGTCGTGGTGGTGCAGGACATGCGCGGCTGCGGCACGTCGGACGGCCGGTTCCGCCCCTTCGAGGCGGAGCGGGAGGATGGGGCCGACGCGGTGGCCTGGGCCGCCTCGTTGCCGGGCTCGTCGGGGGCGGTGGCGATGTATGGCTGCGGCTATGCCGGCATGGCGCAGTGGCTGGCGCTGGCCGAGGCGCCGGCGGCCCTGCGCGCGGTGGCGCCGGCCTTCGCCGGCTGGGACGTCTTCTCCGACTGGGCCTATGAGGGCGGGGCCTTCCGGTTGGCCGACGCCATGGGCTGGGCCCTGCGCACCGCCGCCGACGCGGCGCGGCGGGTCGAGGACGGCACCGGCCACCGGGTGCTGTCGGACGCGGCCCGCCGCCTGCCGGTCGATGACGAGATCCCGTCGCGGCCGCAGGCGCTGCGCGATTATGCCCGCTACACCCATTACGACGATTGGTTGACCAACCCGGCGCCCGGTCCGGCCTGGGCGGCGCTGTCGCCCAAGGCGATGCGGGACGGCATGCCGGCCGATGTCGCGATCCTACAGATCGGCGGCTGGTACGATCCGCGTCTGGCCGGCATGCTGGATGCCCATGATTTCCTCAACGACCGCGTCGCCGCGCGCGGACGGGCGCCGTCGCGGCTGGTGATCGGTCCCTGGGGCGCCGACGGTCCCGCCGCCATCCCGCTTCCGGCGGGATCGGGACCGACGCTGGACACGCTGCAACTGGCCTGGTTCGAGCGGGTGCTGAAGGGCGAGGGCGGCGACCGCGGCGCTCCGGTCCGCCTTCATGACGTGGAGACCGGGCGCTGGCACGAGCTGCCGGCCCTGCCGGCGGCGGCGGCGGTCCTGCATCTGGCCAGCGACGGGCTCGCCAACCGCCAGGGCGGCCGGCTGGAGCTGGACATGCCCGAGCTGGAGGCGCTCGACGTGGTGGTGCATGACCCGCGCCTGCCGGTGCCGACGCTGGGCGGCCATGCGGTGCCGGATGCCGCCGGGCGCGTCGACCGCGCCGCCGTCGACCGCCGCGCCGACGTCGCCACCTACACCAGCCTGCCGCTGGAGGAACCGCTGATGCTGGCCGGGCGGGTGGCGCTGGATGTGTGGGTGGAGGCCGACGCCCCGTCCTTCGATGTCAGCGCCGTGCTGTCGGTGCTGCGGCCCGACGGGCAGGTGCTGCCGCTGACCCAGGGCCATGCGCGGGTCGAGCCGGGCGACCCGACCCGGCCGCTGACCATCGCCATGCGGGCGGCCTGCGCCACCCTGGCGCCGGGATCGGCGCTGCGCCTCAGCCTCGCCGGATCCTGTTTCCCGGCCTATCCGGTCAATCCCGGCACCGGGGCCGAGCCGGGCGAGACCCGGCGGGTCGATGAGCAGCCGATCACCCTGCTGATCCACAGCGGGCCCGACCGGCCGTCGCGCCTGCGCCTGCCGGCCGGAGGGGGCGCGGCGGGCTAG
- a CDS encoding Fic family protein, whose protein sequence is MALLDDIAEKKRALDAARPLPQEVVHGIADRLELDLTAAAAALEEVPLKRADVKAILERGGILRHRAVEEQRFVLNHRAALELMARLSFDPAGAVTERTVAAFHGLLYRGIGDEAGKYRDGPPKDDPAETAPDPAKLRVSMSALSTWMRKSDATPDTAFEAHHRLSAIRPFHTGNRATALLLCNLILNRAGYPPVVIPADDRGLYLDLVERAWAVGDKTPFRDLMLRFLSQSLDFCLEAAGGAPEAPDAEHPLG, encoded by the coding sequence ATGGCCCTGCTCGACGACATCGCGGAGAAGAAACGGGCGCTCGACGCCGCGCGCCCCCTGCCGCAGGAGGTCGTCCACGGCATCGCCGACCGGTTGGAGCTGGATCTGACCGCCGCCGCCGCCGCGCTGGAGGAGGTGCCGCTGAAGCGCGCCGACGTGAAGGCGATCCTGGAGCGCGGCGGCATCCTGCGTCACCGCGCGGTGGAGGAACAGCGCTTCGTCCTGAACCACCGCGCGGCGCTGGAACTGATGGCGCGGCTGTCCTTCGATCCGGCGGGCGCCGTCACCGAACGGACGGTGGCGGCCTTCCACGGCCTGCTCTATCGTGGGATCGGGGATGAGGCCGGCAAATACCGCGACGGACCGCCGAAGGACGATCCGGCCGAAACCGCCCCCGATCCGGCCAAGCTGCGGGTGTCGATGTCGGCGCTGTCGACCTGGATGCGCAAGTCCGACGCCACCCCCGACACCGCGTTCGAGGCGCATCACCGGCTGAGCGCCATCCGCCCCTTCCACACCGGCAACCGGGCGACGGCCCTGCTGCTGTGCAACCTGATTCTGAACCGCGCCGGCTATCCCCCGGTGGTGATCCCGGCCGACGACCGCGGCCTGTATCTGGATCTGGTCGAACGGGCCTGGGCGGTCGGCGACAAGACGCCCTTCCGCGACCTGATGCTGCGCTTCCTGTCGCAAAGCCTGGATTTCTGCCTGGAAGCGGCCGGCGGGGCCCCGGAAGCGCCGGACGCCGAGCACCCCCTCGGCTAA
- a CDS encoding bacteriohemerythrin, translating into MSYVVWDETMSVGVPVLDDEHRRLLDLFNGLLESGITPANREELSSLLASLRDYVAVHFAREEAMMERGGYPDLDAHLAAHRYFADEVEKLARDFDGDNPTMLRMDLILLLKDWFVEHIQQTDSLYRPYVGAG; encoded by the coding sequence ATGAGCTACGTCGTCTGGGACGAGACCATGAGCGTCGGGGTTCCGGTTCTCGACGACGAGCATCGTCGCCTTCTGGATCTGTTCAACGGCCTGCTGGAAAGCGGCATCACCCCCGCCAACCGGGAGGAGCTGTCCAGCCTGCTCGCCAGCCTCCGCGACTATGTCGCCGTCCATTTCGCGCGGGAGGAGGCGATGATGGAGCGCGGCGGCTATCCCGACCTGGACGCCCATCTCGCCGCCCACCGCTATTTCGCCGACGAGGTGGAGAAGCTGGCCCGCGATTTCGACGGCGACAACCCGACCATGCTGCGGATGGACCTGATCCTGCTGCTGAAGGACTGGTTCGTCGAGCACATCCAGCAGACCGACAGCCTATACAGGCCCTATGTGGGGGCGGGCTGA
- a CDS encoding tetratricopeptide repeat protein: MTATSAVCHSGNDEGGRGMRVATTEDQVRQIVADFNAGRFEQAISLCEAGLRRNRNDPILNHLFAAVLFAKGDAARAGAHIRTSLAAKADNAPGHLLAGRIARSCGDFERALFHLGRAAAMSPSLEILLEQARTVDAVGDRNRSIDAWRAVTRANPGLPEAAARLGRLLFEDGLLRDAAAVLEAVPAAGRTASLWFDLGLVKQDLRDLAGAADAYREALELQPGNAEAAVNLGIVLQDMRDIDGAVAAYQVAYGVQPETFGVIAMSLTSAPRGQLWLDRQALKRMLKP, encoded by the coding sequence ATGACTGCGACATCGGCAGTCTGTCATAGCGGCAACGATGAAGGCGGACGAGGCATGCGCGTCGCGACGACCGAAGATCAGGTGCGGCAAATCGTGGCCGATTTCAATGCCGGGCGCTTCGAGCAGGCGATATCCCTGTGCGAGGCCGGTCTGCGGCGGAATCGGAACGACCCGATCCTCAATCACCTTTTCGCGGCGGTTCTGTTCGCCAAGGGCGACGCGGCAAGGGCGGGCGCCCATATCCGGACAAGTCTGGCGGCGAAGGCCGACAACGCGCCGGGTCACCTGCTCGCAGGCCGCATCGCGCGATCCTGCGGGGATTTCGAGCGGGCCCTGTTTCACCTCGGACGTGCCGCCGCGATGTCCCCCAGCCTCGAAATCCTTCTCGAACAGGCCCGCACGGTCGATGCCGTGGGCGATCGGAACCGGTCGATCGATGCCTGGAGGGCGGTGACCCGCGCCAATCCCGGCCTGCCGGAAGCCGCCGCGCGTCTCGGCCGACTGCTTTTCGAAGATGGATTGCTGCGCGATGCGGCCGCCGTGCTGGAAGCCGTCCCGGCGGCCGGCCGGACCGCTTCCCTGTGGTTCGATCTTGGTCTGGTGAAACAGGATTTGCGCGATCTGGCCGGCGCGGCCGATGCCTATCGCGAAGCGCTCGAACTGCAACCCGGCAACGCCGAGGCGGCGGTCAATCTCGGCATCGTGCTCCAGGACATGCGGGACATCGACGGCGCCGTCGCGGCTTATCAAGTCGCCTACGGCGTGCAGCCCGAAACCTTCGGCGTGATCGCCATGTCGCTGACCTCGGCACCGCGGGGCCAGCTGTGGCTTGACCGCCAGGCCTTGAAGCGCATGCTCAAACCCTGA